CCCCCTAAAGCTGTCATGGGGAAACAATAGTTTCCAGTGTAAGAATCGGATTAAAAGGCTGTCAGTCGCCAAAGTTCCCAAAGGGTCAGGACATAATTTTAGAGTTATGCACCAGACCTCAATGATATTGAGCATGATTTTAGAAGAGGCTGAGGATGTGTACTACTGCGGGAATAATTCCCAACTGTTGCACTGAAATCTCTTTAGAAATTTGCCCTACTTACTAGAAGCTTAAGAGCAAATTGTCAACTCCACTTGTACCCACAAATATAAAACCCGATCGTTGCCCCCATCATCAACAAAGGAGTCAGCCAATCGCCCCACTGCACATAGAGGGTTTGGGTAGAGCGCGGATAGACAGTAGCAATGTGGGTTGCAGTTGTGTTTAAGCCCGATAGCCATAGAGTGCGCCCCTGGGGATCAACAATGGCAGAATAACCTGTATTAGTAACCCGAACCGCATACCGATCGGTCTCGATCGCGCGGGCTACATCTTGGGCATGGTGTTGCCAGGGCATAGCAGGGGCATAGTGGGCGTTGTTAGAAGCAGTGAGGATGATTTGTCCTCCCCTGTGGGCTTGGCGGCGAAAGTGATCAGGGAAGGCGGACTCATAGCAAATTCCCACAATCCATCTACCCCAGGGAGTATCGACAATTTGATCGGAGGCACCAGGGATAAACTCCCCTTCCAGGGGGGACAGACGCTGAGCAATTCCCTCTAGCAGTTGGGGCACATATTCCCCTAGGGGTACTAACTTGACTTTGTCAAACCTTGCCAGGGGACTAGAGTCCTGCCCCCATAAAATGAGACTATTTTGCTGCCCCGTTACACCTAGCCACAGGGGTACACCATAGGTTGCTAATAAATCTGCCATTGCCTGATATGCCCCCTGCTCGCTCCCAGGTAGAGCACCTTCTGGTGTGACAATCACATCTACCCCCGATCGGGCTAGGGATTGATACCCCTGCCGATAGCGCTCTAAGGACAGTTGCACGCCCTGGGGAGAAAATTTTTCCCGATTGCTGACGTTGCCTTGAATTAACCCCACCCTGATTCCTCTGGCTTCATTCACTACAGGTAGCTGTAGCTGCCACCAGCCATAACCGATCGTGATCAATAAAAAAATAGCCCCCCCCATTGTTAAACGAAAAGAAAAATTTAGTAGCAACTCTGCCAGGAGACCGTTGCTGAAAACCAGTAGCGCGGTGATAGTTTGCTGCCCTGACCATCTGCCCCACTGTAGTATCAGTAAATTATGGGGGCTTTGGGTAAAGCCCAGGGCTGACCAGTAAAGGGGCGACCAACTCCATAGTCGTTCTAGCCCACAGAATAGCCCCACCCCAACTACCAGACGCAGCCATAGGGGTAAACCGATCGTGCCTGCCATCCCCATCGCCCACAGGCCCACGAGCAGTGCGCCCCATACCACTACAGCCAACCAAATACCGCAGGCAATCGCCACACTCTGGAGCCAGGGTAGCCCTAACCAGTCGAGGGGGTGTACCCCTGTAAGCCACAACAACGCCAAACCATGGTAGCATCCCCCCCACAGCAACCCCAAAGCCAAAGCCAATCTTAACTTTGTACCCTGCACTGCCCACCAGAGGGGAGCAAGACTGACCCAGCCCCCCCACCAACAATCCCAGGGAGCAGGACAAAGCCCCATGCCCACCCCCCCCAAGATGGCAAGAAGAAATCTATTCAATCTCCAGTTTAAGGTTAGGCATCAAGCGTTGTAGGTTCTTCAGGGATTTGCTCTGCCAGGGAATAGTTTTTGCCCCCCTGACCGTCACCTCGATCGTGTTGCGCTTGCGGGCATTAATTACAAATTTAGAGAGAATATTAATGCCTGAACTGTTAAGAAACTCCAGCTTGCGTAGGTCTAAACAAATATGGACACTTTGGTCAGAAATTAAGCTCTCCAGTAAATCCACAATGGGTTGATATTCCTCTGCTCCACTGAGACGCAGCGATCCCTGAAACACCACTTCATTAGTTTCTGGTAAGTATTGCACTTCGTAATCTTCGGCCTGAATGGTTGTCTGCATATTTAGACCCTCTCTGCAATGTTAATCTTGACGGAAGTAATTACATAGTGAACCTGCTTGCCATGAATCTCTTTAGTCTCAAACTTCCAGCCCAGTTCAGCAGCATAGTCATTGATCATAGTGAGAAAACCCAGTCCGGAGCTATTAGTGTCTTCCATGGCATTGCGCTCGATCGTTTCGATGTAGAGTTCATAGGGGTCAGAGTTAGTCAACTTTTCTAAATATAGCTTAAACTGCTCCATCCGTTCCTCAGATAGACTGTTGGTTGCAATAAATAAAATCTGATTTTCGTCGGAGTGGAGGGTAATGCTGGTAGGGAAAATAGTAGACTCATCGCTAAACTTCATGGCATTTTCCAGGAGTTCATTAGCGATAAAACTAACAGCGCTTTTGATCTCTGCCTGTACGTTGACCCCATTGTCATTCTCCCCCCCTGGGTAAAAGGTAGCAAAATAGTCTGCCATAAAATTAGCAGATAAGCCACTGGTTCTCCACCGCTGACGTACCTTTTGGGAGGCGGGATAAAACTTAAGCGCTAGGAACTCGTGAATACCAGGAATTCTATCGATATACTTCCCATAAATTTGCGCCATGGCTTACTCCTGGAGGCAGTCACTGACGATTGTAGCGCTTAACCCTACACATTCCAAGACAACTGGGCTAAAAATCCTGGTCTTGCTAGTTGATATGACTAGAGTATAATAAAAAACGCTGTTTTTTTGACCAAACACTATGCCCCTTAGCCTTGCCTGTAAACCCCGTCCTGCTCACCTAAATCCCCGTGCTTTGCGTCGCCAGGGCTGGACACCCGCTACTATCTATGGGCACAAGGGGAATGGCTCCGACTCGGTGATGATCGATGTTCCTCAATTGAAACAGCTGCTTGCCCATGCTTTAGTCAACAATACCCTGATTGCCACTACGGTAGAAGGGGGAGAATTCCAAGGCAATACCATCATCAAAGAGATTCAACGCCACCCCTACAAAAAGGAAGTTTTCCACATTAGTTTATTTGCTGTAGACCAGAAGCCCAAAATCGAGGTGGTGGTACCGCTGGTGTTTAAGGGTACGCCGGCTGGAGTCAAGGCAGGTGGCTCTATTCAATTGTTGATGAAGAGTGTCAAGGTAGTGTGCCCCCCCGATCGAGTGCCGGACAAGTTTGAGGTAGATATTTCCCACCTGGAGATGCGCCAGGGCATTCGGGTGGCGGACTTGCCCTTGCCGGAGGGATTAACAGTCGCCTCTGACCCTCGTACTTTATTGATGAGTGTGTTGGCAGGTCGCTTAAAATAGGGCTGTCCCTCGGAGCTTAGCCATGAGTGATCCCCAAGCCAGTGCCAGACAGTTACTAGGTATGAAGGGGGCGGATGTTAAAGCCACTGCTCTCTGGAAAATCCACTTGCAACTAATGAAGCCAATTACCTGGATTCCCCTCATATGGGGAGTAATTTGTGGTGCGGCTTCCTCTGGTGGTTATCGTTGGACTGGGGAGAATTTCCTGGCTGCCCTTGCCTGTATGCTCCTCTCGGGACCGTTGATGGCAGGCTATACCCAGACGCTAAATGATTACTATGACCGCGAGATTGATGCTATCAATGAACCCTATCGCCCCATTCCGTCTGGTGCTATCCCCTTGAGAAATGTGATTATCCAAATCTGGGTACTCCTTCTCCTAGGGTTTACGGTGGCAATTTTACTCGACCTATGGGCGGGGCATCGCACCTTTACTTTGACCATTATTACAGCGATCGGTGCCTTCCTTGCCTATATCTATTCTGCTCCTCCCCTCAAACTGAAGCAGAATGGTTGGTTAGGTAACTATGCCCTGGGTGCTAGTTATATTGCGCTGCCTTGGTGTGCAGGGCAAGCCCTCTTTGGCAAGTTGAGTTGGCAGATTGTGGCAATTACCATGTTTTACAGTTTGGCAGGGTTGG
This genomic interval from Pseudanabaenaceae cyanobacterium SKYG29 contains the following:
- the lnt gene encoding apolipoprotein N-acyltransferase codes for the protein MGLCPAPWDCWWGGWVSLAPLWWAVQGTKLRLALALGLLWGGCYHGLALLWLTGVHPLDWLGLPWLQSVAIACGIWLAVVVWGALLVGLWAMGMAGTIGLPLWLRLVVGVGLFCGLERLWSWSPLYWSALGFTQSPHNLLILQWGRWSGQQTITALLVFSNGLLAELLLNFSFRLTMGGAIFLLITIGYGWWQLQLPVVNEARGIRVGLIQGNVSNREKFSPQGVQLSLERYRQGYQSLARSGVDVIVTPEGALPGSEQGAYQAMADLLATYGVPLWLGVTGQQNSLILWGQDSSPLARFDKVKLVPLGEYVPQLLEGIAQRLSPLEGEFIPGASDQIVDTPWGRWIVGICYESAFPDHFRRQAHRGGQIILTASNNAHYAPAMPWQHHAQDVARAIETDRYAVRVTNTGYSAIVDPQGRTLWLSGLNTTATHIATVYPRSTQTLYVQWGDWLTPLLMMGATIGFYICGYKWS
- a CDS encoding DUF6272 family protein, coding for MAQIYGKYIDRIPGIHEFLALKFYPASQKVRQRWRTSGLSANFMADYFATFYPGGENDNGVNVQAEIKSAVSFIANELLENAMKFSDESTIFPTSITLHSDENQILFIATNSLSEERMEQFKLYLEKLTNSDPYELYIETIERNAMEDTNSSGLGFLTMINDYAAELGWKFETKEIHGKQVHYVITSVKINIAERV
- a CDS encoding 50S ribosomal protein L25, which codes for MPLSLACKPRPAHLNPRALRRQGWTPATIYGHKGNGSDSVMIDVPQLKQLLAHALVNNTLIATTVEGGEFQGNTIIKEIQRHPYKKEVFHISLFAVDQKPKIEVVVPLVFKGTPAGVKAGGSIQLLMKSVKVVCPPDRVPDKFEVDISHLEMRQGIRVADLPLPEGLTVASDPRTLLMSVLAGRLK
- the chlG gene encoding chlorophyll synthase ChlG gives rise to the protein MSDPQASARQLLGMKGADVKATALWKIHLQLMKPITWIPLIWGVICGAASSGGYRWTGENFLAALACMLLSGPLMAGYTQTLNDYYDREIDAINEPYRPIPSGAIPLRNVIIQIWVLLLLGFTVAILLDLWAGHRTFTLTIITAIGAFLAYIYSAPPLKLKQNGWLGNYALGASYIALPWCAGQALFGKLSWQIVAITMFYSLAGLGIAVVNDFKSVEGDRQLGLKSLPVMFGVQRAAQIAAFMIDVFQIGIALYLVAIGEQLLASLLVLLVIPQITFQDMYFLRDPVANDVKYQASAQPFLVLGMLVAAIAMGKHPLG